From Chryseotalea sp. WA131a:
TCTCCATACTTATAGAAAGTATTGAGCGTATAAACAGTACCTTTCTTCAACAATTTAACCGGAAGATTGCCAGACATGTCGAAATTAACGGTGTCTTTGTGGACTTCCAGCGGATTAGGCTTAATCTCAAGCTTTTGCTCTTTGGCCATTTTAATCATTTGCGGAAGCGTGCAACCGGTAAAAGTCAAAGTTCCGATGATCAGGAGTGAGTAAATTAATTTTCTCATTGGATATTTAAGTTTATGCGTCTTTTTTTAGAAATGGCAAATCTAATGGGCTGCCAATTTTTTTGCAATTATACTTAAAAAAATAAGAATTTAGGCCATGTTGGCTATTGGCTTTGTCGTTATATTTGCGAGTTGAAAGTTTAATCGATAAAGAGCAGGTTTACTGGGGTAAAAAGACCAAATTAGGGGTTATGATAATAGTAGATCGCATTAAGTATTATTTTGAAAACAACGCTTTTGGTGTTTGCTCTGCATTGGGCGATAAATTGGGTGTTGCAACATCCTCTATCCGATTGTTTTTCATCTATGCGTCTTGTTTAACGCTGGGTTCGCCCATTATAATCTATTTGTCGCTTGCATTTATCATGAATATGAGAGCCCATTTGCGGAAGCGAAGTACCATTTGGGATTTCTAATGCCGGAGTTTCTTAAACTCTTTCGCTCCCAATAAAAAGTAATCTACCACCAATAAATGTGGATATATCTGCCCTACCCTGTAGGTCTTAAGTTGTTGCTTTAACTTTCTGCGCTTGGCATATTCACTGCCCAGATGCGAAAAGTAATAAACGTGTGCTTTGATTACCGCCCACGCATCCGCAGGGGAAGGCTGTACCAAAAATTTAAGTGCAGCCACCCAATCGAGCAAAATGCGCACCGGCAGTTTCCACAAAAGCTCGGCAGCAGAAAAATGCTTGGAAATCATGCTTAACCCATTTCTAAAGTTGTAATAGGTTTTTCGTGGACTTAAGGAAGATAAGGTGCCGCCACCTACATGATAAACGGTGCTTTCGCCTTGGTAATAGATTTGATAGCCTGCTCGCTGAAGGCGCCAGCAAAAATCGATTTCTTCCATGTGGGCAAAGTAATCTTCATCTAAACCACCCAATTGATGATACAATTCAGCGCGCACAAAATGACATGCGCCCGTGGCCCAAAAAATAGGCCGTTGGTCATTGTATTGAGTGGTGTCCGTTTCAACAGAATTAAAAATCCGCCCACGGCAAAAAGGATAACCTAACGCATCGATCAATCCACCGCCTGCACCAGCGTACTCAAACTCTTGTTTATTCTTGTGCGAAAGTATTT
This genomic window contains:
- a CDS encoding PspC domain-containing protein — protein: MIIVDRIKYYFENNAFGVCSALGDKLGVATSSIRLFFIYASCLTLGSPIIIYLSLAFIMNMRAHLRKRSTIWDF
- a CDS encoding glycosyltransferase family 2 protein, with amino-acid sequence MTEVAVVILNYNGKKFLQQFLPSVIQFSPGAEIVVADNGSTDDSVNFLKSNFPSITLVESQINRGFCGGYNYALKQIESTYYVLLNSDVEVTPNWLEPVIKLFRENKNIAAVQPKILSHKNKQEFEYAGAGGGLIDALGYPFCRGRIFNSVETDTTQYNDQRPIFWATGACHFVRAELYHQLGGLDEDYFAHMEEIDFCWRLQRAGYQIYYQGESTVYHVGGGTLSSLSPRKTYYNFRNGLSMISKHFSAAELLWKLPVRILLDWVAALKFLVQPSPADAWAVIKAHVYYFSHLGSEYAKRRKLKQQLKTYRVGQIYPHLLVVDYFLLGAKEFKKLRH